CCTCGACGATCATCCCTGAACTCGCTCCGCTGAGCGCCGTGCCGGAAGAATACCAATAGCTGTTGTAGACCGAAAACGGGAGGGAGGTGGCAACGTTTGCGGAAATACCATTGAATCCGAAAAAGGCGCAGTTATAGACGCTGATGCCTCCGCCTTTGAAGCTGTTTGCACCAGTAACGCCAACGATGATGGACCAGTTTCCACCCGTCCCCACTATCATGAAAACGCAATTTGTGATGGAAATGCCGACATTGTAGTCAGCGCTGGCTGAGGTCGGCAAGGTGATCGACGCACACGTTCCACTATGGGAAATGAAATAGCAGCGATCAAACGTCCAGTTCGCCGCCTGCCCTGCCGTACCTGTATAGGCGACCAGCAGGCTTGTTATGGCGGAGGATCGGAAGATACAACGACGAAACGTGCAGTTCGTGCTGTTGGTTGTAGTGGCGTTCACGCACCGTGTTGTACCGCTGAAAATGATGAAATTCTCAAAAGTGAGGTAATCTCTTCCCGCCAGGTCGAGCGTGTTGGCGCTCACTGGTGCGGTTTCATCATCCGTGACTCGCGCAGTCCACACCACCTCGCCCGCGTCGCCAGTAAACTGGCCGCTCACATCTCCAATGACCTGCGTTTCCGCCGTAGCGGATGTCATCGCCACGGTGACCACCTCACGGTAGGTCCCGGCCCCCACGTAAACGGTGTCTCCGGAGGCGATGCCGGACGCACCCAGGGCTTTGCCCAGGGTAAGCCAAGCCGCGCCGGCAGAGGTGCCGGCATTCGAATCGGAGCCTGATTTTCTGACGTAGTAGGTTGCCACGCTATGCGGCGCTCCTCTTGTCGATGATCCAGTTGGCGATGAGTTCGATCATCTCCACTCGTTGCGCCTCGCTCAAATTGGCGAGCACCTGAGGAAACGTGAGTGTGTTCGCGCCCGTGAAATCACGAATCCGCGCGCCCGTCTTGCTATTCGTGACGCGGCACGAGATCTCGTACCGCGGCGCGTTCGTGATCGTCTGGTTGGCGAGCTTGGTAATCGCGAAGTTTTGGAGATCGGGCATAATTTAGGGAGTATCCGTGGTCCAGTAAAGGACAGTCAGCACGTCATCCGGCGTGAAGGGTCGATAGGACGGTAAAGTGACGTCGAGCACCTTGGGATTCGCGCCACCTCCGGGAGCCAGGAAGTCTACTACGTCGCCGGTCGCGCGCGAAGATCGAAACGACACGAGGATGGCCGCACTCGCTGTGGGAGTGTGGGATAGAGTGAGGCTCACTGAAGGCGTGGTCGCCGGCACGGCTGCCGGTATCGTAAACTTCTGGATCACTGCGCGGGGTTGAACTACGGGCGCTGTGATCGCCTCGAGGCGCGGAGGCGTGACGCTGGTATTTAGCGTCAGGCCAGGCCCAAGTTCCGCGCACACCGGTACCGGCACCGTAATTGCGCCGGCGCTGAGTGGCACGGAGACGGAAACCTGCACGGTATTGCCGCGGCAGGCCTTCGAAGCGATCGCGGCCGAGGTTTGCGCGTCGGCTGCCGGCGCGAGGGCGAACGCGAGCACAACCAGGCCCAGCAGGCCGCTGTTCATTGCAAAGCGGAATACCGCCTTGCCCGCCACGAACGCGGGCTCGGCGCGTAGTGTCTCGATTGCTCGTTTGTGTACTTGGCTGATCCGCGCTTCCCCCACGCCGAGGTCCCCGCCGATCGCCGCCATCGCCTGGTCGTGATAGTAGTACTGCCGCACGATAGTGCGTTGCCGCCCACTCAGCCCCTCGACCAGGTTGCGCAGTTGCGACGCGAACTGCGCGGCCATGCTCGCCTCCTCGGGCGTGCGCTGCACGGCGCGCGGCTCCAGGTACAAATCGTCGACTCGCAGCTCCACGCGTTCACTCGCCTCGCCCGCGTTGATCTTTGCGCGCGCCTCTCTCGAGACGAAGTCCAAGCCGCGCAGGTAATCGCGGATGGCACCGTTAATCCGCCAGCGTGCGAACGTTTCAAACGTCGCGCCTCGCGCCGCATCGAACCGCAGCGCGGCCTCGATCAAGCCCATGCGTGCCGCCTGGTTAATATCATCGCGTTCCACGTTCGCGGGAAGCCTGCGGTGGTGATCGCGTGCGATCAGTGTCGCGAGCTTCAAATTCTGCTCGACCAATTCGCGCTGGGCGTCGGTCAATTGCATGTGTGCGATTCCCCTTTCAAGCTGCTGCCTTCCGTGATTCGTGCAGCCGCGTGATCGCCGTGCGCAGCTCGCGCAGCGCCTCCGCCATTTTCGGGCTCTGCACGTTGCGTTCGTTGTCCTGGTCGTCGCGCTGGTCTTCGAGCGCCTCGATCTCCGCCTTCACGTCCGCCACGCCTAGGGCTTCGAGCACGAGCCGCGCCGTGGTCTGCCAGGTGATGGAAACGGGCTCTTTCCCGTCGAGCGTTGCGCCCTGCACGATCGCGCCGATCTGCTCCCGAATATCGTGTTCGAGAATCGGCGGAAACGTGACGCGGATCTGCGGCTTCGCCTCAGCGCCAGCCAAGCGCAAGCGCCCGTTCGCCGCGCGCTGGTTGCGCAGGATCGCATATTCGAGGATCGTGATCAAGATCGATTTCCAAAGCTCCTGGCGATCGCGAAACTTCAGTTCCGTGGGCCGGTCCAGGCTTTTCGCCGTGGCGAGGTTGCCCGTTGACACGTCGCCGAAGAACGTCTCGGGGAGCCCCATGGCCGCGCAAACCATGAGCAGTCCGCGCCGCCCGTCTTCCGCGCTCGTCGTCGCGCCGGCGGTTTTGATCGGGTCGAGCTTCACGCCCGAGCCGATGAACGTTGACGCCGTCGTCGACGGCGGGTTCGTGTCGTATGCGCCGCCTGTGCCCGTGTTCGCGTTGAGGCGCGTTTTCAGCCGGTCGACGAGCTGCTGCCCGCCCTGCCCGCTCGCGTGCCAGGCGAAGCGCGCGTAAGCCTTTACGATGGAGAACCAGTTTTCCAGGAACGTCTTGTAGGCGCGCGCCCAGTCGTTGGCCTGATACGTTTCGGGCACGCCGAATTTCATGTCGCTGAGCGAGCCCACTTTGACGTGGTACACAGGCGCGTCCCACATCACCGGCGCGCCGCCGATCGTTTCGCGCCGCGCGTCCGGCTCGTAGCCGAGCGCGGGATAAAACGCGGTACGGTCCGCGTGCGTCAAAGTGCCACTGTCCTCGTTCAGCACCGGCTGGCTCCAAACGCGCTTGTACAACCAGGGTTCTTTCGCGTCGTCCGGATTGCAGATGATTTCGCTGATCTCATCAGCGGGGATCGTGCGCACCCGCGTCATGCCCTCGATCGCGTCCGTGAAGAGCACGAAGAACAGGTTGCCGAACACCTGCAGGTCCTGCTCTTTGAGCGTCCGCGCCTGGTGGCCGAACTCGGCCTTGTTCTTCGCGTCGTCGAAGAACGCGTTGAGAAACTCCTGCGTTTCCTCGTCGTCGCTCGTGATCGACACGCCCTGCGCCCAAACATACTGCGATTGGATCGTGACAGCGCGATTGATCAGCGGGTTTTTGAGGAACATGACCCGGCTCAGCTCTGCGATCTTGCGCCGCCCCGCCGCGTCGAATTCGCGCGCGCCGTCCATCATGACGCGCTGCCAGCCCTGGTCTTCGAGGGCAAGCTGCAGATCCGCGATGGATTCGCGCAGCAGCTCGTTCGTCCAGCGCTCCTGCTGGAGCGTCTCGGCGAGCTTCGCCTCGGCGAGCGCGGCGGGTTTGGCGGGCTTGCGTGCCATCTAAAAAATACGGGCCGCGAACGGCTTGCACCGTGCGGCCCTGGGGAAATGCAGTTTATTCGGAGGTTAGATTTTACGTTCTCATGTTTGGGAGGTGGGACGCGCCCCGCGCGGGACTGGAGATCGGGCGCGCTCGGTCTGTCATCTCTCGATAGTCTCGGTCCCTCGCGGCAGCTCGGCCAAGATCAAATCACGTCGCTCAGCTCGTCGTCATCCGCAACGAAGTCGAGCAGGCCGCAGTTCAGAGCGCTCATTGCTTGCCGCGCGCCAGACGCGGTCGAGCGCGATCGCA
This region of Acidobacteriota bacterium genomic DNA includes:
- a CDS encoding sigma-70 family RNA polymerase sigma factor gives rise to the protein MQLTDAQRELVEQNLKLATLIARDHHRRLPANVERDDINQAARMGLIEAALRFDAARGATFETFARWRINGAIRDYLRGLDFVSREARAKINAGEASERVELRVDDLYLEPRAVQRTPEEASMAAQFASQLRNLVEGLSGRQRTIVRQYYYHDQAMAAIGGDLGVGEARISQVHKRAIETLRAEPAFVAGKAVFRFAMNSGLLGLVVLAFALAPAADAQTSAAIASKACRGNTVQVSVSVPLSAGAITVPVPVCAELGPGLTLNTSVTPPRLEAITAPVVQPRAVIQKFTIPAAVPATTPSVSLTLSHTPTASAAILVSFRSSRATGDVVDFLAPGGGANPKVLDVTLPSYRPFTPDDVLTVLYWTTDTP